GTTAGGTGAGACCAAGGGTGCCGCATTGCCGCGCGATCAGGGCGGCGTACAGCGCGTCAGCGGGATCGGCGGTGCCGACGAGATGCCCCCCGAGCTCCAGTGAGATCAGGCCGGTGAGCGCGGCAAGTTCGGCGAGTACGGCGGCAGCGCCGGAGGGGTCGTGTGCAAAACCCTGGTCCACGAGCGTCGCGGTTTGGGCGGTGAGTTCGGAAGCGTCGAAGCCAGCGACCCGAGCGCGGGCGCCCGCCGCCAGGAAGTGGCGGGCGACGTCGGCGGCTGCTGGAACCGTCTCTGGGGGTGCGACGTATCCGGGCAGCGGTGTGCCGTAGATGAGTTGGAACTCGTTGGGGCTGCGCAGCGCCCAGGCGCGCAGCGCGTGTGAGAGTGCCGCCCAATCCTCGGGAGCCGTGGCTAGTTCCTTGGCCAGCCGGCCGTAGCTCTCGATGATCATCGCGGTGATCAGTGTTTCTTTGGTCGGGAAGTAGCGGTGGATCGCCGAGGACACGATGCCGACGTCACGCGCCACAGCTCGCATGGAGAGCGCGGCCCCGTGAGCGGCGACCTGTTCGCGCGCGGCGGCAAGGATATTCGCGGTTGTTTCCGCGCGGTGCTGTTCTCGTACTCCGGTCATGTTTGCATCTTGCCACAAAGTGAGAGCACTGCTCTTGCGACGACGAGAGCAGTGCTCTACATTCGAGGTATCGAAAACAAGAGCAGTGCTCTCTATTGATGAGGTGGAAGCTATGTCTGATCCCCGTTCCTCCCGACACCTGATCGCGCCGACCGTAGGCACCGGCGCGCTCATGGCCGCCTATCTCTGGCTCCGCCCCTACGGTGACGCCGATGGAGCAACGGCGTCCGCTGAAGCCTTCGCCTCGGACGCGTGGGTGATCGCCCATGTCTGCGGCTTGTTGGCGCTCGCGTCGCTCGCGAGGCTCGCCGCCCGCGTAGCCGACGTACATGGCGGCGTTCGCGCGCGGGCCGCACGGACGTTGGGTCTGGCGGGCGCCGTGCTGGTGCTGCCTTACTACGGGGCAGAGACGTTCGCGCTGCACGAGATTGCGCGCCATGACGCCGCCGAGCCCGCCCTGGTCGAGGCCGTACGTGGCAACCCGGTGGCGATGACGATGTTCGGGATCGGCCTCATCTTTCTCGCGGCCTCCGCACTGCTCGTGGCTAGCGTGTGGGCGCGCAACAACGCCGTACGCCCACTGGCTGCGGTGCCGCTGGGTGTGCTC
The Cumulibacter soli genome window above contains:
- a CDS encoding TetR/AcrR family transcriptional regulator; translation: MTGVREQHRAETTANILAAAREQVAAHGAALSMRAVARDVGIVSSAIHRYFPTKETLITAMIIESYGRLAKELATAPEDWAALSHALRAWALRSPNEFQLIYGTPLPGYVAPPETVPAAADVARHFLAAGARARVAGFDASELTAQTATLVDQGFAHDPSGAAAVLAELAALTGLISLELGGHLVGTADPADALYAALIARQCGTLGLT